AGTTTTGCAGTATTAATAACTGGCTTTTGCAGTATTAAAATACTGAAAGTCATAAATATGCATGCCAAGCAATGTGGCACACCAGATGGCTGGAAACTgatcagctcgatcttttattgaaagttctttttgtttggttaattatacatattttttttttcctttcatcagcacttgatcacaatcataatatgtttcagtataccttttgaccatgtactttattgtgtacttacattgttatattactgataaaaaattatacataaatttatatttaaacaatagtaagcccttctggcataataggtgaatgagtttctttcggcatttcttctcagaaTTGATTGTTCTGaaatactagtagtttgtagctttggtaaatatcatttaatttagaatatgcctgtgaagacctaatttctgaataaatgatttgattttgattatgacTTTCAGATTTCGGGATAGCCTTCCTCACAGCTACAGCAGCAACGTCCTCAAACCTACATAAGGAACTGTTTCAAATCAGATCTGTAAAGTTCCAGGTTTAAACAAACGTctataatatgaataagtaggtaggtatattagtGTATGAGTAGTGTAAAATtcgagaaaataattatatcaatgtAATCTGTACCTAATATAGAGTATAAGTATCATATAGCACACAAGTAGAGTAACAAGAAAtagattttcatttaaatattctagtttGTCTCATATTACTagaattcattaataaataaaaaaagcaacaCACACTTGTGTAACAAACGACAAGGTTAGGTTCCTGTCATGTttctatcaaattaaattagaaataaagaatttatagGCGAAAGGATACCAAAAACATGAAAGATAATACCTTTGACATCTTGATGAAGTCAATACAAAATGTTAAGTATGGGCGGTTATGTGtggttacaaatattttaagtatcaGTTACCTCCTGCCACTCTACCGTATTCCTTACAGAACACAAAATTAGGATATTTGCAACGCATCATGATGGTAATGTACCAAAATAGAATGcccaaaaatgaaattacacGAAAAAGACCACTATATGGAACTACATTAGTGCGAGCGAGACAGACATATATTGACAAACAGGTGATTATTATACATCGTAAGACGAGAAAAATCTCCGTAATTCAATACAATATCACATTCTTGTTACGTAACATTCATGAAAGTATAAAagatagtaattttaaaatacaaaccCCAAAGCTTTCTCGAGATAAGCTTATGTCTGCGACAAACTTCCAGACACTCGGTTTCGGTATAAGTGGAGAACTTCTCCTATATCTTCTAAGGTGCGGCCAAACTTcatgtgtttattattaaaagcttataattcaattaaattcacaactaaaataagtattacgatacatgtttttattttgttttgtataaagtTAGGTTAGATTAGCCGCTGTCTGTCACTTTCAgccatatttgtttttgtgataCGATACGATAGTGATGTTAATCACGAAATTGCAACAATCGAAACATCGGGAAATTAATCGGTAAGAATAACTCAATTTTCATTGGTCACGTAGATGGCGCCAAAATTCAAACAACCGTAGAGAGAATGTCATGAATTCGTGATCGAGGAGAGGTAAGTAGGCGCCCGCACTGAGGACTCCCGGCTGAACTCCCGTTATAATGAACACCACTTGTTGTCTGTGCGGGCAGTGCGTCGACCGCACGCCCTTCCAATCACGCGAATGTATCATCTTCACATTCGGAGAAAATTTCGCATATAAATCTGTGAcacaaaataagttattattaaatatcagTTTTTAATTTGAGTTGTACAAAATGCTTCCAAGAAGTTTatcgttttatatttactcgGTAAGTTAactgtcaattttattaattttaagtacaaGTACTAAGTgcttttataatgaaatgtaaaCAAATCGATAAAGaattaaagtgaaaatatGCTCCAATAAgctcaattattattttaaaactaaaggAGAGGgaatcataaaaacaaaactcttataataaattgccgaTTGAAGCAAATATGTGCTCaagatataggtacctactacctaGGTAttctatttacttattatgaaATACCTTTTAGCCATTCTTTCGGTTctaaacgttttattttagtttatatactTCTAActatattgacaaaaaatagatttagatCTTTCAAAggttcaattataattttgttatatatatatagctcggtgttttttttaatacatatagcACCTGTGATGAATGAGCCATTACttcgtttattaaaaattaaaaggacAGTCAGACATTAAATTCGAAATAGCTacaactatttataaaatataatattgaaaacagATGtgcaacaaaaacaattaaaatcgACGTAAAGTGAAATTTCGGTAATCCATTTACCTACTTGTGTATTGATTCGCACAATTCCTATCTTATAAATTGCatacttatttgtataaatatgtaatgtaagttaccattttttaagtaataagatgaccaaataaaataaacaacttaCCTACACTAGTAaattacttgaaaaaaaaataataaaaaacagtcaatttatgcttaaaaatatatacttacctactgcgcaaaataaattacatttggCCATTTTCTGCTAGCCCATTCGTTCCAACAAGGCccattattgtaatatataagacctatattaataataaaaatttaactcCCAAAGCATGGTCGACTGACTCATTGCCCATGCATTCAGAACGAGCAGACCGTTCAAAGAGATAGGTAAAAAAGGCTTGAAACAGTGGGTGAAGTTTATCTTCCAGTTTACTGTTAGTACCGGCACCCATTCGCTCTAAACGCATTAACGTGTCATTAGTTTAAGGTTGCTGACCGCCAACTTGCTCCATATTCACGCGATAAACGGATGAAGTGGCTTGGGCACTCGATTTGTAACATAAAATGGGTTACTAaagtatttgttaattatgtCCTTATATGTTTCGTCTAATTTGCGAGTCTGAGTCACATTTCGCACTAATACAACATCATTGAACCACATAAAACCAGTTCTGTAACagttcatataaataaatgtatgaagatataaagtttgtaataaaattacatttttacaaatgtgTACCTGTGtatatatctatgtaaaatgtaggtaataccaggtaatatagttttaatatttgtaaattgctaaagataaaatagtttgtaaaataaaataaaaaaaacaaatacctagGTAGGAACTTTAAATtcaggtaaaaaaaattatacctacttgtAAATTAGATGTTACTTTCTAGATATCTAGAAAGTAACTTTGTGAATAAACTTACTAGTGACTCAACGTAAAGGTGAGGTAAAACATCGCAAAGTGAAGTTACTCAAGCTTTCTTTACTTTGAATACTTAATTATCGATTAAAGATCTACGCggaaataaagtaaatgtcGTCCAAGAACGTGCTACTCATACAATAACCTCAAGAGACCGCTAAGCACTTTCGCTGCTTTTTCTTTATGTAAATTtcacttttgtattttattccttGTGTCCACAGAGACTCTCGATAggagtcataatatttataaacgtCCCCAATGATTCGCATTACAATAACTGTTGCATGGTTGGATGCTAATGAGTACGGAAACTAAtgccaatttaatttaatatgtactttcaaatacttatattaatttatattatgcatACAAGGCAatcactatattttttgtgaaataaaagatGCCTATACGAGACAAAACTAAAAGACTACTCTGCAAATGCAAAGAGAAATCTAGTGTTTTAGATGTTTTAGGCCTGTAGGTCAgcgataaaattactttgtatAAAACAAGTCAACATGCACCTGACACCATCGGCCTATAGAGACAGTTCAACGacttgtatatataaatgaccTAGAAATCCGTCACAGGCGCTTTCTTCGTCGGGGTCTTATGGATTCGCAACGCATCCGAATTTTGCCATGTTACTTCCGGTCTTATAATATAGGCAGAATGTGAATACTTATGCGATGtatgaataataaacttattttttaaaattttaagtaaataattctaattatGTGGCATCTATGACATAACGGTGGTTCACCTATGACGGACCTCATGGGAAAAAGTTGAGATTTTTTAGCatgttttataattcaaaaacttacaatgaatgtaatttttacttttactatcATTTTACAACTCactataacatttataatttataaaacatagtcgtatttcttgATGAGATAAGAAGgtatacctatacctatttGGGCCTATAcctaatacctacctatttgggcctcaattatttaaacatcaaAGGGGAGGTATTTTTGTTGTCAAAGATGGTCCGAGTTAGTCGTTAAGGGAACTGTGTCAATCGGCCATGGCACACATACCACCCATTGCGTCCAGTCCAGTCATGATCCAtcatcaattttatgaaataagtaCCTAGAGAATATTATATCAACTTATGCTGATGATAGGGTcgtaatgtttaaaatatcctAGGCATaatcatagtaataatttaattttttaaatataaaaatctatctatCTGCTTATTGATAAATAGTATGTGATATTGTATGTGTGTAGAATTTTAAGCTTTTAAGCCTTAGACacgatagtttttttttttaatttcataaacaaatctttatgtattacaattattagacgcaaacaaatacaatcctactacaatacaatttattgtatattgcTTCCAGGTATTGGTAGCATGCTGCGTTGCTGATTGCGGTCCGCGGTTGAAATATGCTTGGGGCGATGCACTTCAAGGCACAGATTGTCCTGGTCCAGACGGAACACCTTATCCTAGGTAttattcagtatttttatttaagtttttaatatatttaatctttttttaaattcgtttTTTCATTcgtaaaatgtcaaaaaaaaatcggttATAGTCAGTTATCGATGTTACTACGTACCTAAAAGTGATACTCGTATTTATTCAACTTCGGTGTCCTATAAACATATAACTAAAATGGAAGCAAGTaactaacaaattatataagtaattcataatttatcaacaataatatatgtacTATAAGATCTacttaagtaagtacttacctacttcgTCATGTCGAAGCAACCGTGGCGCGTCGTGTTCTTATTCACTGTCATTATCACGAATTGTTTACCATACAATGAAACTAACTTCCCGGCGAAGCTCCTTTTGGGGTCGCTTTGATTCTCGTGAGAATTtcccttttttcttttaaacacgAGAGAGATGTACTCTTCTTTATctatttcttttacttttattaaatagcaATATAATTCTAATCTTGTCAAGAAAATacggattttttataaatttttacaaagcTTTTATTGCAGAAGTAGAATCACAGagaattaataacaattttcctAATCTAacgtaagtttgtatgttcgggtggatttttttcattttcattacttAGTATGTCCgatgtacttacatacatttatattttaaaatagtctGATAATGGcaatatcaacaaaaataaggGTTTGTAGTTTCAATTTGACCAAAGTATTATTGATGAGCTTTTCAAatcatcaaataataataaaaatatgttctcaGTACATTTTAGTAGTTTGCAGAGTTGCCACTCATTAGATAACATATTCATTCGTGGCCTGTATTCCGTATATAAGGTTACGAATCGAATAGTTAGTAATCGAGTCGAATCAATAATCGGCTAAAGAACGGAAATGTCCCAACACCAAAGCCTCGTATTACATCGTAAAATACAACCCACTATTGTGTATGGCTAAAGTTCGTACCAGACAAAAACACATATACAGATTAGTGTAAAGAGAGACAGAGATGGAGCGTTACAAAGTACATTGGCAGATAATGCTCGGAATCATCCGGTTAGTGTCGGTAGAGTTCGGTTTTGTCCAGAGCGCTGAGTATGCGAGCTTGGTTAATGTCAGTCTCGCCATATTGTCGAAGAAAATAATTggtttccattttatttaaagttgaataatgatttattactGGTGTTGACATTGGATATAAACGATATTACGATtgcctttataatatcagtcagttctagtaaatattatatacttaacttCGTAAAAATGTCGTCAAATGACCTTGATGTGGACAAAGAAGAGTTTTACCGGCGATTATACGCTTCCTACAGTCGTAAACATTTGAACACGTTTTTATTAACTCCAGCAAGATATCTTCAGCTTATTGAAGAAGTAAAGAAAGCGAAAACTAAAGTAAAGAAGACGCCAGAAGATTATCGCCGAGTGAAACGTTTCGATATTATTCAGACACCCGATGGTGAAAGACTGTATTCAAAAGTCAAGCCTGGGCAAGAGTTGAAGCAAATTTTCGTGAACACAGAAGAAATGTACGATATTATCCGTGACTACCACCTGCGATTGGGTCACGCTGGAAGATCTCGAATGATGGTGGCGCTAAAAAAGAAGTATAGAAATGTAACCGCAGAAATTGTTTTAGTATATCTAGCATTATGTACATCATGTAAagagaaaaaagtaaaactaatACGAACGCcaactaaaaaaaatgatcAAACTTTGGATTTTAATGACGACGATCCGCTCGAGACTGATTCTTATTCCACGAGACGCATCGAGATGAATGTAACTGATGGAAGTATAATTAAAGAATTCGATAAACAAGACATTTCGAATACGTGGTCCCACCCTGAATTATATTCTAGAGGACAAGTTGATATTTTAAACGTAACAAACGATTCTAATGAAGAGTTCAATTACATGATGGTCTATAGAGAGTACATTAGCAAATTCATTCACTTAAAACCATTAAAAGCTGTTAGTGTACAGGAAGTTTCCGATACACTCTTAGATATTTTCTTAGTGTTTGGTGCACCAAACATTTTACAGTCCAAAAATGGTATTTCTATTGTTACTAAGATTTGTAGAAAGATATCAAAGTTATGTCCAGATATAAAAGTAGTGGTGGGAGATGGGGAATTTTCGAAAGACGCTTTCAATGGAAAATCGAATGAggatattttaagaaaattaaatgattgGCTTTCACTAAGCCATAGTACTTCCTGGCAGCAGGGTTTGAAATATGTTCAATATTCActtaattctaaatttaacgAAATCCTTTGCAAAACGCCAAATGAAAtggtttttgttaaaaatccgCGTAAAGGAGTAGCTTCACTGATGGCCAAATCTATATATGATGACCTGGTAACTGAAAATGAATTCAAGGAAATTTTGGAAGAACATGAAGAACAAGGGTGTTCTGTTCCTAAAAAACTGAAGATGGAAGAATCATTGGTACTTCCTACAgaatttataaagaaagaagCAGATTCAGATGGAATTGACAAATTAGACCCTTCTGATGATGATTCGCTGTCATAAttctaataaatctaatttgttAGATTATGCATTCTTAACTTAATTCagtcctatatatatatatatacatacatacgtacacatatacatacatagatatatacatacatacatacatatatacaagataatattttatttactaataaagtacctacctatgtaattcttttattgattgttttattatggaaaattataaatcacatATCTTTAAACCAGCAGTTCCTTGTTGAACGGGGTTAACTGGTTTTCATTAAGtagttacttatatatatctttaaaacaaaacaaaataggaGCTTTATTACAATAAGCCTAAGAGCTActaatatacctaattctGTTTTGTCCCGAAAAGCAAGTAATTTTCAATGGGCAAAGCTGCTTTTACTGACAATTGGTAAAGtcgtaaaaacataataaccaATCATTTCCCGTTACACGAGATTTACCCATTTCAAGTGTAATTTTATAGTGCTCATGTGAATATTCCCAAGACCGCAATCGAATGGCATCGAAgcaatttagtttttacaaaataatgaatgtttttctaatgaatacatttaatagatttttgttttttattgtgaaatattataaaaataatagctaCTAGCTTGCTACTAGTTATCAATAATAGATTTACCTACATACCTATCACTATTCGAGACGATTTAggatgaatttcacgagcgtttggAACTAATgccgcgggctgtcattagtacctacctatttattaaattgtaccatacacagtaatcaatataattatcctactttttaaataagtactggtaaattgttaatattatacatgtttaattaaaaaaaaatgattgtttatttaaaaaaaaaatgcgacaTTActtaatgaaacgctacacgccgcgatCAAacggtcgtgaaattcacccttttCAAGGGTAAATTACTGCctaggtatttatattaaatagatatGAGATCgatataggtaagtaggtacatatatttttctgcaacatgcaattttatcaatataatgtGACTGTGTGAATCAATATCATGTGTAACTattataatcaatacatacctagtataaaacaaagtcgcttcccgctgtctgtaactatgcttagatctttaaaactatgcaacggattttgatgcgggttgtttaatataataatgtgattcctgcggaaggtttatgtgtaatttactatggttttacgcgagcgaagccggtacgggccgctagttatgaatatacctaattaCGTAAAGGGTAATGGTTTAAATGTGTTTGTCACATTACAGGCACTTAGTGAATAGAGCACTGAAGACTGGTCCGTGGGGATCGAGCGCGAGGCAGGGCCGCGGGGCCAGGACTTTAGACCCAGCGCTGATGAGACGCGCGTTGTTGGACGCCCACGAAGGATACTCTGAAGGAAAGGCCAGGGTGCAATATGGCAACAGAACTGGTATGATAATGGTTTCGCCCAATAATTTCCTAGCTTATTCctttctataaatttaaaaacgtaattatattatagataggTAAGTACTAGATGTTTCtcgggtttcgctcccgtgggaattttgagataaaatatagcccatagtaatcttggataatgtacctttctaatggtgaatggatttttgaaatcggttccgtagtttcggagataactcgcttcaaacatacaaactcacaaacgcttacctctttatagtAGAGTacttatacctacttagattACAAAAGTCTGCAATGCGCCACTGACCCGTATCGGTGTCCATGGGCTggggtgtttgcttaccatcaggcgacCTGCATGCTCGTTTGC
This sequence is a window from Plodia interpunctella isolate USDA-ARS_2022_Savannah chromosome 6, ilPloInte3.2, whole genome shotgun sequence. Protein-coding genes within it:
- the LOC128670810 gene encoding KRAB-A domain-containing protein 2-like — its product is MSSNDLDVDKEEFYRRLYASYSRKHLNTFLLTPARYLQLIEEVKKAKTKVKKTPEDYRRVKRFDIIQTPDGERLYSKVKPGQELKQIFVNTEEMYDIIRDYHLRLGHAGRSRMMVALKKKYRNVTAEIVLVYLALCTSCKEKKVKLIRTPTKKNDQTLDFNDDDPLETDSYSTRRIEMNVTDGSIIKEFDKQDISNTWSHPELYSRGQVDILNVTNDSNEEFNYMMVYREYISKFIHLKPLKAVSVQEVSDTLLDIFLVFGAPNILQSKNGISIVTKICRKISKLCPDIKVVVGDGEFSKDAFNGKSNEDILRKLNDWLSLSHSTSWQQGLKYVQYSLNSKFNEILCKTPNEMVFVKNPRKGVASLMAKSIYDDLVTENEFKEILEEHEEQGCSVPKKLKMEESLVLPTEFIKKEADSDGIDKLDPSDDDSLS